In Rutidosis leptorrhynchoides isolate AG116_Rl617_1_P2 chromosome 6, CSIRO_AGI_Rlap_v1, whole genome shotgun sequence, the DNA window tattataaatcattcatgaattatttacatgaaaacaaacttacacatcctttatatctaatccatataccaacgaccaaaaacacctacaagtactttaattcttcaattttcttcatctaattgatctctctcaagttctatcttcaagttctaagtgttcttcataaattctataagttctagtttcataaaatcaagaatactctcaagtttacaagtctacttccaagctttctaatccatttcaagtgatcatccaatctcaagaaatctttcttatttacagtaagatatctttctaattcaaggtaatactcatattcaaactttagttcaatttctataactataacaatcttatttcgagtgataatcttacttgaacttgttttcgtgtcatgattatacttcaagaactttcaagccatccaagaatcctttaaagctagatcaatttttgtcacttccggtaggtttacctactaaacttgaggtagtaattatgttcataacatcattcgattcatatatataaatctatcttattcgaagatttgaacatgtaatcactagaacatagtttagttaattctaaacttgttcgcaaataaagttaatccttctaacttgaattttaaaatcaactaaaaacatgttctatatctatatgatatgctaacttaatgatttaaaacctggaaacacgaaaaacaccgtaaaaccggacatacgccgttgtagtaacaccgcgggctgttttgggtttgataattaaagactatgataaactttgatttaaaagttattcttctgggaaaatgatttttctcatgaacatgaaactatatctaaaaatcatggttaaactcaaagtggaagtatgtttttcaaaatggtcatcaagatgtcgttctttcgacggaaatgactacctccttaaaaaatgacttgtaacctgtattttcaactataaacttatactttttctatttagtttcataaatttcagttcattatgaaaccatagcaacttgaatcactcaaaacggatttgaaacgaagaaatgacgggtaaaacaaaattggataccaaacatatcctaactaatttatattgtattatacatattatgtaatcttgggataccatagacacatatacaatattttgacatatcatatcgacccatctatatatatatatatatatatatatatatatatatatatatatatatatatatatatatatatatatatatatatatatatatatatatatatttcggaacaaccatagacactctatatgcagtaatgtttgagttagctatacagggttgaggttgattccaaaataatatatatacgttgagttgtgatctagcctgagacttgtatacactgggtcgtggattgattcgagataatatatatattgatttatttcagtacatctaaatgtggacaactaattgtaggttattaacgaggactgctaacttaacaaacttaaatcataaaaacataataaaaaatgttatgaatatatttaaatcataatttgatatatatgtacatatttgttataggttcgtgaatcgaccagtggccaagtcttatttccaacgaagtaaaaactgtgaaagtgagttatagtctcacttttaaaatctaatatttttgggatgagaatacatgcagctttataaatgttttataaaatagacacaagtatgcgaaactacattctatggttggattattaaaccgaatattgccccgtcaagtctggtagcctaagaattagggaaatgacccctaattgacgcgaatcctaaagatagatctatgggcctaacaaaccccattctagaatttggaatgctttaatacttcgatttatatggtgattgcgattgccaatttatgacatacttgcgagtatgcggggaatattctatatgcattatgttaatgtcagttaccaggtgttcatcatagaatgatttttatacacttgcgagtgtaagattattgaataaatgaaatcttgtggtccattatattaatttgataatatataggttaaacctataactcaccaacattttttttgacgttttaaacatgtttattctcaggtgattattaagagcttccgctgttgcatactaaaataaggacaagatttggagtccatgattgtatgatattgtgtaaaaactacattcaagaaacttatttcgatgtaatatatttttattgtaaaccattacgtaatggtcgtgtgtaaacggtatattttagattatcattatttgataatctacgtaatgttttttttaaaacctttattgataaaataaaagttatggttgttttaaaaatgaatgcagtctttgaaaaacatctcatatagaggtcaaaacctcgcgacgaaatcaattaatatgaaacgtttataatcaatatgaacgggacatttcattgtacaCCCCCAGAGTGATCGGTATGACGATGTTAGCAGGAAGTATACAACCGGAAATCCATTCGCACAGCTTTTGGCTAGTAGCCAACATCTCAACCAGTCGCTTTGCTTTATTACCGGTGATCAGGGCAAACAGATTCTCAAGCGCAGTCCCCTGGATGGCGGGTTGTGACAGAGAGTATTTATACGCCGGCGGCGCAGCCTGCACGAGGAGCTCGGTTAACCATGCATTTGCGGCAGCCTTGGTGACACCCTCGCTTCCCGCGCCAAGGTTTAACAGTGGGTTGGTTTTCAGAACGTCAAGAGTTTGCAATTGCTGCCTCTCTGCTAGACTGTTATTGCCGTTCAACATGGCCTTTAGCTTTTCGATTACTTATTTTTTGACGTCAGCTGAGATCATCTTGGTGATCATGTCGATGTCATTGTGAGACGATCCGATGCCACTTGAACCGCCAGTTTTGAGACCAAAGGTGCCGAGCTTCAATCTCTCCCTACTAGGTGGTGTTCCCTCGTGTGTGTCTTCGTCGTCATCGGAGACATTCATCTTGTCTCCCGACGCTTCACCGGAGTGAATGTGAGCGATTGATTGCTTTTGGGGTTGAGGTGGTTCCACCATTGATGAGCTTCCTTTGTTCAAAGGTGGCTGGACATCGTCGGTCACACCTTTCTTACTTGTCGTTTCGCTACTTGGTTTCACTGTGTTGTTCAtacctttaggtggcgccatttgatcaaaccaaaatcgtttagTGTAAATAGATTTCAGGTTTGagttataacaccccgccaaattaccatttgacggcgtgttaatcaaggtctcacagttaacagttacgccctttatatgagacgtttaaagcaatcgcatttaattttattaaaagttgactttcaaaacataagtcaataaatcccaaaatagaaacactgttgtgatcataACCACAagacaacagtatttaaacagttgtaaaagttttaaatgcaaaagtaaataatgtctTTAAATACTATGCTGACTCCACGGTCagaccatgcagcaaacacagcggaagtctacctcttaaggacctgagaataaaacacgcaaacaaggtcaacaaataatgttggtgaatctaaaggtttaaaataatgtaacagtatctgaaaatcagttatcagaaaaatagttcagttcgttgaccacgagattttacaagtacaactccaagttgcgaaacgtttacataatctatgagcacctgaatactaacaatgaccagagtatagaatccactacactccctttaccccataaaatgttatacacttgatctagtgtatctaatgttcaaagtaaatgcaccacagttataaagtagggtgaggttttcaacctaacggatccgtccatctaaattgtgcttacccgatggtatcaaaagtattcaagctagaggctttatgatcaaactcaatatgtatatatagtactcgTTTCAACATAAAAGCATTTGCAAAAATGTAAGTACAacatcatgtattctcatccctgaaaacatgtaaaaatcgggactgtagactcacctttgaataaagctcggattgaaaagtggacaaataacttgtacggtttagtgccgagtaatgcaacctaagtatacgtatttaggttggtcaataaatatttcttaaacaggtgtggtttcatagtataagttgtcttattgctcgactcgacgcgtttcaaagtaaaagtcaacataaagtcacCTTTGAGCAAGTCGAACAAAATCAACCAAAGTcaaattaaaagtcaaacttggtcaaagtagtcaaccaaggtcaacatcagtaggttcatgtcaaatgttggtcaacatgtcaaaccaaaGTCAAACAACACATTTTGGATCATAAATGGTCAATTTCATAATCACAGTTCATCGTCATGCATAAAGTTCATatacatgtagcaaacttcgcaTAATAGTTCATAGATCAAAATTCATGCGaaaatgaaaaactccagatcataagtatactcaaaatcgattccaaaaagtccagccagggtctcatacgatgtttaaaagtcaggaatcagaaggggtacattatggtttgccaaatcagtttctgaccgcgcactaatctcgttttggctataaccggagctagggacatgaaattgatacaagatcagtggccatggttcaagaacaagtcaaactaacacatatcaaaagatgggaaatttttgtttagccaatttgtacagtttattcatgcaagttggatgatcagttttcagctcaattcagaaattACACAatctatggccctattgtgcccaatgtataaggttttagagattgaaattaactaaccatatgtcacatatcatgtCAAGATTCATATTCTAGAAGCATTCATGCTAATTCattaaacacaaaccacagagtataaaacagagagtaaGTTGTtgattcgatcctagtttagctagtcactttcgcatgcaattatccgaagatTCAGATACAATTAGACCatcatatctacatgaaaagtaaaTTAATTTTTGTGTATATTTCAGATATGTAAAGCTTTAAacccagaagttaacacattttagcatacaaggctgttttcatgcaagtgctgtaaaaatccactttttcactaaatcaagcatatcacaAGTTATactcaagcaaatgacatgatatcctagtgtaaattgAGTATTTTTGAATTATCTATTCAATGGTAATAAAATCACAAaccaattcgttgtctatcaaacccagaattctgatcaaacaacaaaaacacaacgttaattttaaatggacataacttgatcatctgGAAACGAAATCaggcgaatccaaagcctaaaatcaatagtttttcatgaggattctaaatatcacataatatcatgcaattGAAAATTTAAAATTACTGTATGCACAATAAACAAATTCGATTTTCATATATAACGATCAAAACGAACAATTTATCGCAACTaacattcatcaaacatcaagacttgagtaaTAGACAACCTAAACCATGAAACattaataaaaatctgattttaaagattagggtttatgcaataaaAGCACACAACAAGACTTAGAACGAAGCAAGGAACAAGATTGATGCACAAGACTTGATCAAAAATTGAagtttgagtgtgtgtgtgtgtgtgtgtgtgtgtgtgggggggggggggggggggttgggcGACGGCAGCAGGAGGTGAGAGGGAGAGCCAAAAAGTGTCGACTGAATTGTGATGTGGGGAGGGTTTCTAATATTTGCttgctaaatataattaattagggcCTAATACTAAATTAAGTCATGGGTTAAACAAGTAAATGGTCCAATTTAGAAAATAAAATGGGGAGGGGGAGTGGGGTCGGTCGAATGGCCCATGGGGTGAgtccccgggctctcgttttgcaaaagcgcgtactcgtggctcgtttcaagtgccgtttagacgtaccgaaggtccggaacgctaaaccgatcgttaaaacgcaaccaatcgtttaatttattaaaatcccaataaattaaatatttttaaaaagttaataattattaaaataaacccgggtgtttcgttgctcgaaaagcagttatcaaaaccgtatcgtttttatcataTTTCTTTATCTAAAATATTTATtctaattaatattaacccatattaattatcgtaaccctccaaggatcaagtatgtatttattacacataaacacataaacgttaagtaatcgccgttaaataaactaacagaaagttaacggaagtgacggaaaaagcagggttgttacatgagtgcttgatttggggaaaagagtggatcgaatgttttaactccaataattgtgcgaaccccgatttgaaatctggatttcaagggcgtaaaacaatcgattagattaaccttattcgatcgggatcgaataagttaatatcttaaagTGAGGATTAACTCCAATAACGATCGGAGTGTTGATCAAAATTGTATTAACGACTGGAGAAATGATActgtaattaatttgggcagagtaccattaatgcatccagtgttgtgaaATAAATGATCTTGtttacgtatttatagatgttatgggggaatagtgacgtggcacctgtccctttcatgattgtaacaaactttgccaatcccgagggttgatgtggcacctgtccttttcatgggaataatcgatCAGATCCTAACAAACGTTCCTAGATTCATGGGCTGACGTGGCGTGCAGCTTGTTTGTATGTTTGTTCCGAGATCAAGTGCTCGTTCCGGGACAGTGCACTCACTCCGGGATGAAGTGGCTGTTCCGGGATAATGCACTTGCTCCTAGACAGGTGCTTGTCCTGGGACGTTATCCTTGTACCGGGTCGAAATATTAAACCGGGAAGCTGTGTAGTTCCGGTAGTGTGGTTGCCCCGACTAGGTCATTACGGGTGAATGCCTTGATTAGTCGGGAGGGGCTTTGCTTCGTATTtactccaagtgtttcttcacggtgttTGCCATGACCGGGCAAATTGTTGTCGGTTTATCAACAGGCTTATTTTTGATGATATAATCCTTATCTTCTTAATGCCTCTGCATCCGGCTCGGTGATGCCGGTAGCGTGTATGCTTATCCGGGCTGAATGGCGTTCCCGGCTAGCTGTTGTCCGACGTGGTCCTTCCCGGGTGCATGCATAAGTAACCTTCTGGTCGGGTTACTGAGGTGATGCCGGGAAGACGTCCTCTTCCGGGATAGGCTTATGCCGGGGAAAAACCCTAGCTGGGATGCTGCTAATTAGTgtctttttgagacggatcatgATACGTATCATCAGACACCATGTTATAATATTGTAAGTTTATAGTTTCGATTATTTATTTTAAAGGATTTTATTGAATGCAATTAATGGCATAGTCTGAGTTATAGGCCTTTAAATGTGGGTTCGTTTTTGATAATGACTAAAAAGTGTTAAAAGTGTCATCCTTTTTTAGAAATTTGAATGCAATTAATGGTGCTGTGGATTGTTCTTCCTAATGAAGTTGCCGTTTGGTGATATTTATATTAGTCTGTTAGTGGTCATCTTTAATAGTTTGTTGTAATTGTTTTGTTATTTGGATGTCATGAGCAGATAATATTTGAGTATATGATTGTGTTGATTATGAATTTATCTTCTATTTACATGTTTTGCTTTAGATATTTTTTGACATGTGTGATTTGTATATATACTTGATTTTGGTTTTGTACTAGGTGTTGACTTGACCGAATAAAAGTCTCATGTTCTCTTGCAAATGAATTGAATCAGTGAACAAACAAGCTTTTGATTTGTTTTGGATATGGATTTTGCATAAATGAATCTTTAATGCATACCATATGTTTGATGAAATGACAATGAAAAATTTAATTTCATATATTTGATTAAGGTACTCCAATTTTTTAACTTAAAGATTTCAATTTTAATCTTCATTTTATGCCTTGGTTTAAATTATTTGTTTGTTGCCTTATTTGTGATTGAAGAAATTCATATAAGCATCATGATTTAAGATTTGATTTATAACTTACAGACTTTTTATTTGTGGAGTAGTAAATAGTGTATTATTAATTCTTTAATTTAACACACTTTTAAGCTTATGAGTCATTTAGAGAGATGCCTTTTGGAGGGATTTAATGGGCGTAGTATGATATGATCAACATGTTGCATTAAGATTTAAATGTTGTAATACCACAACCAAGTGAAGCAAGTGTTGTATTCACGTCTTCTAAACCAATGTGATCCATTATTTAAATTGGTTTTCGTTTTGTTACATTGATAATACATGTGACAACTTCTAAACATTATTCAACTTTCAAATGAAGCTATGGTTCAAAGTAATGTGTATATTGCTTGGAGTAGTATTCCACTATTCTGGACTCAATTAGATTCAATTTTATGCAGGTTTTAAACTATGTTTTCTTTAATAATTTTACTTTaattactttattttttttaaacaaactcGTAATTTTACGGGTATTTTAGCTAGTTATCCCCTAAAAAGCCTTTGTTATAATGTCACCGTCACATCTACAAATCTTATTATGCAAATTGAATTTCTATTTGTAGAATATACAATACAATTCATATTGGCCACCTACACATTTTAAGTTTTCCTAATTATTTTAAGCTAATCATTGAActtatcaccatcaccatcactatCGTTAATTATTAGAGGAGACCATTATCTGTATTTTTTATGATAAATATACTGATTCATGACCACTTAAATATTTCACATATTTCAAATATGATATAAATCAATAAACCAGTAATTATATCTGAAATAAACCACTTCATTTTTTTTTAgtataaactagttgtggagccctcgctttacACCGGGGGcttcgttttgaatgcgagtttaaaaaaagtgttgatctattttataaaaaaaaaatatcgacatctaacattgaagggttgttcctttgtgaaagttgcttcttttagcgttcgggtttttttttttttaagttagttgatctattttgtaaaaaaaatatttttcgacatcttttagtagcattgaagggttgttccttttatgaaagttttttttttatcgtttgagacaaaaaaaagtagcacagtagtagcgtggtgagtgttattattcaatatttttagtgttagtgatgagataaataatattttagaatataggtataaaatgggggttcgatttgtattttaatgaaaattagggggttgggtgtgtgaaaaatgaaatattaaatagtactactataaaatggggggttcgatttgtattttaatgaaaattAGGAGATTAGGTGTgtaaaaaatgaaatattaaatagtactatttaTAACTAAACTAATaagataaattttatttattagttttattagtaaagcaatttcatttttcatttatactttaaaatccttattttgaaaaattattatttttaatgtacAAAAAACTGAAGAAAATTAAGTAACACGACAACGAAATGCACTTCTGTTCAATTTGTTATTTTCATTTTTTCAATTACTTGTAACTACACCGTCGGGTTTATGAATTAAATTTCTCAACACCGGTCTAAGTCTATCTTTCCAAATATCTAAACCCGGTTCACTTTCACACTCTCTCCAACGAACTTCAACCACCACTATTTCTTCCGTTAACCTTTTTACCTGAACCAACAATGTAAAATTACGATATAACCCTCCATCAACTTTCACACACCAATTTTTTTTCATCACCACCGTCAATTTCTCGTCCTCCGCTGCATCCACTATCCTCTCAATTATATCCTCCGGTGCCACCGTGGACAAAAACATCTCACCCGCATCTTGTTCGTCAAACAAACCCGACAAATTATAACCCGACGAATACGATATTATATCGAACGCATTCAAGTTTCCGACCCGACCCATTTCTTCCTCCCCTTCGTCTTTCATCTCAAAATAACCCGAACCAAATTCAGCATCCTTGTACCCGACTTTAAACCATGGATCATCCATAATTTCATCGACAGTAATCCTAGTATCAGGATTCGTATCAAGCAAACGCGCCATAAATCTTTTTAGCTCCGGCGACGTCCATTTTGGGACCCGATATTCCCCTTTATATATTTTCCTATACATCACCATTAAATtcgggtcattaaacggtaaataacCCGAGTTTAAAACATACAAAATAATCCCACATGACCAAATATCAACTTTTGCACCATCGTAACCTTTCTTAGCTAAAATCTCGGGTGCCACGTAAGCAGGTGTCCCACACATCGTATGTAAAACCATATCCGACTGATTTGGATCCGTCACAGATGATAACCCGAAATCCGAAACTTTTAAATTCCAATTCTCGTCTAATAAAAGATTCTCCGGCTTTAAATCACGATGGTACACGCCACGTGAGTGACAATAACCAACGGCCGAGATCAATTGCTGAAAATATCTACGGCTGAGATCTTCACTAAACCGCGATTTCACTACTTTTGAAAATAACTCCCCGCCTTTTGCGAATTCTAACACGAAATAAATCTTCTTTTGATTCGCTAACACTTCTTGTAATCGAACGATATTGGGATGATGAAGTCGTCGCATGGCGGATATTTCGCGTTTAACGTGACCGGTTAAACCGCCTTTTATGATCCGTTGTTTATTAAACGCTTTAATGGCGACACTCTGTTCGGACTCGATGTCCCAACCGTGGTAGACTTTAGCGAAAGCGCCATAGCCGAGAAGTTTACCTAATTCGTACTTACCGAAAAGGTTTTTTTCCGGCGATTGTTGAAAATCTTCGCCGGCGTACTCACTTAAAGCCGGCGACATGTTGAATAATGGATCATAAAAGGGTAGTTGATGAATATTAAAGtggtagtgtgtgtgtgtgtgtgggtgatTGGATTGAAGTAAAGATAGGTTATTGTATCGTAGGGGGTATTTATTGGGTTTCTTGTAAGGAATGGATTATTATTAATCCATATCATTTATCTCATATGCTTATATTATACCACCAGTATTTATTGAGCGGTAAAAAGTCTCAATTAGTTATGGTCTGTATCCTTGAAAAAATTAGTGCAAGTTCAAATTCTGAGAGGGGTTTTTTTCAAGGTTGTGTCTCTAGTATCATTCACTCTGTGCGGACCAAGCAGTTAACGTAAAGCATTGCGGGTACGCTTTGCACGATGGATGTGATGAGTTTTTTCTCTAACGGGTATATGGGTGGTAAATGAGAGAATTTGATCCCGAAATTATCGTTctaaaaaaatatgataattaaccACCTTTGAATAtgtaaaattaggattttcttacgACGGTTTAGAGATTATGGTtaggttgtattattttttttataaaataatgttatAGAATCGTACAAAAGTTTTAAACACTTTAAAAAAATTTCTAATTTAACAAATTTCTAATGATTGTCGTTAGAAAAGTTAGACATTCAATATGAAAAATCGACATTACACATACATGGTTTAAATCTGGGCTGGTCTTTAATTTTGGTTTAACAACTTGATTAACATTTTTGACAATGTGTCAATGTGACTATCAATGTAGTCTATGTAGATTTAAGACTTCAGATATGATAGGATAATTAGATTATATGATAAGATATATGTCTATTCTTATTTTTGGATTTCGGATATATTCGTGTTAGGGTTAAAAAAGATGTTTTCTCTCTCTAGATTGAATATCTCCGGCGTTTTCATCTTCTCCGTTTAACTTGTAAGTGATTTTCACCATCTCCTCAACAATTTTCAATAATTAAAAACCTTCAATCAAATCAATTCAATATGTTTCCGTTTCCATCTTCACCTTTCACACCCACTGATCAGGGAAAAACTCGCCGAATCCCTACCTTTAAACCTAAATTCAACATTCAAACTGATGGTGGAGGATGGATTACTTATGAAAGGAAATCAACAACTAACAACAATTACAATATCAGAAAATTAATCAGAAAGTATGGTGGCCACTCAAATTACAACACCCACCGTTCACCTCCAAATCGACAGCATCACCACCCCTTCGCTACCTACCCTAACAACATTCCACTCCAAATATCATCCAATCTGATTCAAAAAACCCCACTTCGGTCATGTTCTTCAACTACCCAGAACACTGGAACGTTTTTTATCTCCGAACCTTCTTCAAAAGATACGGTAAGGTCATTGATTTATATGTGCCGTTAGGAAAAAAATTAAAGAACGGGAAACAATTCGGTTTCGTCCGTTTTGATGATATCTCTGATTTAGATTTCATGCTCAATCGTTTGAATACCATTTATCTAGATGGGAATGACTTAGAGCATATAAGGCACATGAGAGGAATTCAAAATCCCTCTTGAATGGTAACCACAACCTTCGCAGTAACAACCCCCCATCTGGACAACCCAAGAATAACGAATTTAATGTTAATGTTTCTCCATCCCAAAACAACCCCCCATCTGCCCCAAATCTTAACCCTTCCAGCCCATCACACAAGGCCCATCACGATATGGAATCAATGAATAATACCCCTTTTGTTGAACCCAAGCCCACTCACCCTTCTGAGTCAATCGATGATCACCTGGGCTTAGCTAACCCTTGTTTTACCCTGGATCCGATCGAAAGTCAAAAACTCCCCCCATATCCAATTGATACTGATATTGATTGCTTCAACTTCAATTCGGCGAGCCGACCTCCAAAATGCCAAGTAAAACCTGGAAAAACCCCTCGTCCAACCTCTAACCCCAACAAGAAACGTAAAACATCTAGCAAGAGCTCCTGCGAATCTATTTGGACAAACATTCGTGGATGGAATTCATCGTCAAAAATCATAAGAGCCAAAGCCCAAGCTAGAATCCCTAAAAGTAAATGTGTAGTTAAAATTACCAAATCCAGCTCTAAATCTCGCGCCAGCAAATCGATAGAAACGCAGTCCCTTTCTGATAGATCGATGAACTATGACCAGATGGGTATGCTCCTGGGCTTGTCAAAGAAATAAGCGTATGCTGCCACTTATTTTCAGGTACACTCGTGTCTCTTCTTTTTTAGTTAATCATGAAGATACTTTCACTTAACATTAGAGGTTTAGGGATTAACGACAAATATAAATTCAATTGGTTCAAGAATACTTGCTTTCGTGAAAAACCAAATGTTATAGCTTTACAAGAAACAAAATGTAACGTTATACCTGAGCAATGGTTAGAAAATATTTGGGGAAGTCACAATTTCAAATATGCTTTTAAAAAATCAAAAGGCAACTCGGGCGGGCTAATAACAGTTTAGGACCCGAACTTATTTACTACTAACCGCGTTGTTGAACGAGAATCCTTTATTGCGATAAAAGGATATTGGAAAGATGTAGGTACCGAATTGATCATGGTGAATGTATATGGACCCCACAAGGATATCGAAAAAAGAAAAATGTGGTGTGATCTCAATGAAATCATGAAGTACGATGATGCGATGTGGTTAATTTTTGGAGACTTTAACGAAGTAAGATTTGCCACAGAAAGGAAAAATACATTCTTTTGTGAACGAAGGGCCAAACTGTTTAATGACTTCATAAAGGATAACTCCTTACTCGATGTCCCTCTCGGTGGTAGACTTTATACGAGAATATGTGACTATGGAAAGAAATTTAGCAAATTGGA includes these proteins:
- the LOC139851429 gene encoding CBL-interacting serine/threonine-protein kinase 14-like; its protein translation is MSPALSEYAGEDFQQSPEKNLFGKYELGKLLGYGAFAKVYHGWDIESEQSVAIKAFNKQRIIKGGLTGHVKREISAMRRLHHPNIVRLQEVLANQKKIYFVLEFAKGGELFSKVVKSRFSEDLSRRYFQQLISAVGYCHSRGVYHRDLKPENLLLDENWNLKVSDFGLSSVTDPNQSDMVLHTMCGTPAYVAPEILAKKGYDGAKVDIWSCGIILYVLNSGYLPFNDPNLMVMYRKIYKGEYRVPKWTSPELKRFMARLLDTNPDTRITVDEIMDDPWFKVGYKDAEFGSGYFEMKDEGEEEMGRVGNLNAFDIISYSSGYNLSGLFDEQDAGEMFLSTVAPEDIIERIVDAAEDEKLTVVMKKNWCVKVDGGLYRNFTLLVQVKRLTEEIVVVEVRWRECESEPGLDIWKDRLRPVLRNLIHKPDGVVTSN